One part of the Eptesicus fuscus isolate TK198812 chromosome 20, DD_ASM_mEF_20220401, whole genome shotgun sequence genome encodes these proteins:
- the WIPI1 gene encoding WD repeat domain phosphoinositide-interacting protein 1 isoform X2, with translation MEAEAADGPAGGVEAALSCFSFNQDCTSLAIGTKAGYKLFSLSSVEQLDQVHGSNEIPDVYIVERLFSSSLVVVVSHTKPRQMNVYHFKKGTEICNYSYSSNILSIRLNRQRLLVCLEESIYIHNIKDMKLLKTILDIPANPTGLCALSINHSNSYVAYPGSLTTGEIVLYDGHSLKTVCTIAAHEGTLAAITFNASGSKLASASEKGTVIRVFSVPEGQKLYEFRRGMKRYVTISSLAFSMDSQFLCASSNTETVHIFKLEHLANSRPEEPSTWSGYMGKMFMAASNYLPAQVSDMMNQDRAFATGRLNFSGQKNICTLSTSSWRNGVDTHHFVSPTQLGSKTRINPQGSRNCRGCWSHPPTDTSTSTTWTLRTEESVS, from the exons ATGGAGGCCGAGGCCGCGGACGGCCCCGCGGGCGGGGTCGAAGCTGCGCTCAGCTGCTTCTCTTTCAACCAGGACTGCAC ATCCCTAGCAATTGGAACCAAAGCCGGTTATAAGCTGTTTTCTTTGAGTTCTGTGGAGCAACTGGACCAAGTCCACGGCAGCA aTGAAATCCCTGACGTCTACATCGTGGAGCGCCTCTTCTCCAGCagcctggtggtggtggtcagTCACACAAAGCCGCGGCAGATGAACGTCTATCACTTTAAGAAAGGCACGGAGATCTGTAATTACAGCTACTCCAGCAACATCTTGTCCATAAGGCTGAACCGACAG AGGCTGCTGGTGTGCCTGGAGGAGTCCATTTACATCCacaacatcaaagacatgaagcTGTTGAAGACCATCCTGGATATTCCCGCAAACCCAACAG GTCTGTGTGCCCTCTCTATCAACCATTCCAATTCTTACGTGGCTTATCCTGGCAGCCTGACCACAGGCGAGATTGTGCTGTATGATGGACACTCCCTG AAAACAGTCTGCACGATTGCGGCCCACGAGGGGACGCTGGCCGCCATCACCTTCAACGCCTCGGGCTCCAAGCTGGCGAGCGCTTCTGAGAAA GGCACGGTCATCCGGGTGTTCTCCGTACCTGAAGGGCAAAAGCTCTACGAGTTCCGGAGAGGAATGAAAAG GTACGTGACCATCAGCTCCCTGGCCTTCAGTATGGACTCGCAGTTCCTCTGCGCCTCCAGCAACACCGAGACGGTGCACATCTTCAAGCTGGAGCACCTCGCCAACAG CCGACCCGAGGAGCCTTCGACCTGGAGCGGCTACATGGGGAAGATGTTCATGGCAGCTTCCAACTACCTCCCCGCCCAGGTGTCAGACATGATGAACCAGGACAGGGCCTTCGCCACGGGGCGTCTGAATTTCTCCGGACAGAAGAacatctgcaccctctccac CTCTTCCTGGAGGAATGGTGTGGACACACATCATTTTGTCTCTCCCACACAATTAGGTTCAAAGACAAGAATTAATCCTCAAG GATCCAGAAACTGCCGAGGCTGTTGGTCGCATCCTCCGACGGACACCTCTACATCTACAACCTGGACCCTCAGGACGGAGGAGAGTGTGTCTTGA